In Centroberyx gerrardi isolate f3 chromosome 11, fCenGer3.hap1.cur.20231027, whole genome shotgun sequence, the following are encoded in one genomic region:
- the kcnip1b gene encoding Kv channel-interacting protein 1b isoform X2, with product MGAVVGTLTMQTKQRRPSRDKTDDELEMTMVCHRPEGLEQLEAQTNFSKQELQILYRGFKNECPSGVVNEETFKHIYAQFFPHGDASMYAHYLFNAFDTTNNGSIKFEDFVMGLSTLLRGTLREKLEWTFHLYDINRDGYINREEMTEIVRAIYDMMGKYTYPALKGDVPQQHVDAFFQKMDKNKDGVVTLEEFIIACQEDEIMMRSMQLFENVM from the exons ATGGGTGCAGTGGTGGGCACTTTGACCATGCAAACCAAGCAGAGGAGACCATCCAGAG ATAAGACAGATGATGAGCTGGAGATGACCATGGTGTGCCACAGGCCGGAGGGTCTCGAGCAATTAGAGGCCCAGACTAACTTCAGCAAGCAGGAGCTACAGATCCTCTACCGTGGTTTCAAGAAT GAGTGTCCAAGCGGAGTGGTGAATGAGGAGACATTTAAACACATCTACGCACAGTTCTTCCCTCATGGAG ATGCGAGCATGTACGCGCATTATCTGTTCAATGCGTTTGACACTACAAACAATGGATCTATTAAGTTtgag GACTTTGTAATGGGCCTGTCTACACTGCTGCGGGGAACGCTGAGGGAAAAGCTGGAGTGGACATTTCACCTTTACGACATTAACAGAGACGGCTACATAAACAGAGAG GAGATGACTGAGATTGTGAGAGCCATTTATGACATGATGGGCAAGTACACCTACCCTGCACTTAAGGGAGATGTCCCACAGCAGCATGTGGACGCATTTTTTCAG AAAATGGATAAAAACAAAGACGGAGTCGTGACTTTAGAGGAGTTTATTATAGCGTGCCAGGAG gaTGAAATCATGATGAGATCCATGCAGCTATTTGAAAATGTGATGTAG
- the kcnip1b gene encoding Kv channel-interacting protein 1b isoform X3: MTMVCHRPEGLEQLEAQTNFSKQELQILYRGFKNECPSGVVNEETFKHIYAQFFPHGDASMYAHYLFNAFDTTNNGSIKFEDFVMGLSTLLRGTLREKLEWTFHLYDINRDGYINREEMTEIVRAIYDMMGKYTYPALKGDVPQQHVDAFFQKMDKNKDGVVTLEEFIIACQEDEIMMRSMQLFENVM, from the exons ATGACCATGGTGTGCCACAGGCCGGAGGGTCTCGAGCAATTAGAGGCCCAGACTAACTTCAGCAAGCAGGAGCTACAGATCCTCTACCGTGGTTTCAAGAAT GAGTGTCCAAGCGGAGTGGTGAATGAGGAGACATTTAAACACATCTACGCACAGTTCTTCCCTCATGGAG ATGCGAGCATGTACGCGCATTATCTGTTCAATGCGTTTGACACTACAAACAATGGATCTATTAAGTTtgag GACTTTGTAATGGGCCTGTCTACACTGCTGCGGGGAACGCTGAGGGAAAAGCTGGAGTGGACATTTCACCTTTACGACATTAACAGAGACGGCTACATAAACAGAGAG GAGATGACTGAGATTGTGAGAGCCATTTATGACATGATGGGCAAGTACACCTACCCTGCACTTAAGGGAGATGTCCCACAGCAGCATGTGGACGCATTTTTTCAG AAAATGGATAAAAACAAAGACGGAGTCGTGACTTTAGAGGAGTTTATTATAGCGTGCCAGGAG gaTGAAATCATGATGAGATCCATGCAGCTATTTGAAAATGTGATGTAG